The genomic DNA GCCGCGAGCGCGAGTGCGAGCGCGAGCGCGGCGCACGCGAAGACGGCGCGGCGCACGCGATCAGGCGCGCCGCAGCGCGCGGAACGGAGTCGTCCGATCCTCGCGCGGCTCGCGCGGCAGGCCGAGCACGCGCTCGCCGATCCCGTTGCGGTGCACCTCGCACGTGCCGCCGCCGATCGTGCCCATCGGGAAGTCGAGGTACTGGCCCTGCCAGTAGCCCTCGGCCGGCGCGTCGGCGCCGTCGAGCAGCCCGTCGGCGCCGAGCAGGTCGAGAGCGACGGCGTCCTTGAACGCGCGCGACTCCGCCCAGAACACCTTGAGGACGGATCCATCGACGTCGGGTGTGCGTCCCGCGCGCACGGCCGCCTGCATGCGCGTGCGGAAGAGCTCGAGGATGCGCTCGTTCAGGTACACGCGCGCGAGGCGCTCGCGCGTGTCGGCGTCGTCGAGCCGCCCGGCCGTGCGCGCGAGCGCGGCGAGCGCGTCGACGTCGCGCGTGCCGATCGCCGACGTCCCGATCATCACCGACTCGTTGGCGAGCGTCGTGCGCGCGACGGCCCAGCCGCCGTCGACCTCGCCGAGCACGTCGGCCTTCGGGACGCGCACGTCGCGGAAGAACACCTCGTTGAAGTGCACGCCGCCCGTGCTCGTGACGAGCGGGCGCACGTCGACCCCCGGCGCGCGCACGTCGGCGACGAGGCACGTGATGCCGGCGTGCTTCGGCGCGTCGGGGTTCGTGCGCACGAGGAGCAGGCCGAGGTCGGAGTACTGCGCGCCCGTCGTCCACAGCTTCTGTCCGTTGACGATCCACGCGTCGCCCGCGTCCTCGGCGCGCGCGCGCAGGTTCGCGAGGTCGGAGCCCGCGTCGGGCTCGCTGAAGAGCTGGCACCAGACGTCGTCGCCCGAGAGCAGGCGCGGCACGTAGTGCCGCCGCTGCTCCTCGGTCCCGTACGCGAGCAGCGCCGGTCCGACGAGGGCGATGATCGAGGCGAGGAAGCCGGTCGTGCAGTCGAAGGCGCGCATCTCCTCGTGGAACACGATCTGGTGGGCGGCCGTGAGCCCCCGCCCCCCGACCGACTCGGGCCACGTGAGCGCGGCGAAGCCGCCTTCGTACAGGCGGCGCTGCCAGGCGCGGCAGCGCTCGAAGTGCGCGGCTTCGGCCTCCGGCGTGTGGTGGCGCAGCACGGACTCGTCCGCGTCGGTTCCCGTGCGCGGCCGCGCGTTCGCGGCGAGCCAGGCGCGCGCCTCGCGCCGGAACGCGGCCTCCTCGGGCGTGTCCTCGATGCGCATGTCGGCGTGCCTCCCGGGTGCGCGGCGCGCCGTCAGCGCGCGAGCGCGAGCGCGGCGACGCGCGCGCGGTGCCAGCGCGCGTCGCCGAGCAGCGTCGCCGTCGACGTCGCGCGGCGAAGGTAGAGGTGGGCGTCGTGCTCCCACGTGAAGCCGATGCCGCCGTGGATCTGCACGTTCTCGCGCGCGGCGTGCGGATAGGCCTCGGACAGGAAGGCCTTCGCCGCACTCGCGTCGAGCGCGAGGCCGGGCTCGTCGAGCGCCGCGCACTCGACGGCGCGATCGACGAGCGAACGCGACGCCTCGAGCGCGATCCACACGTCG from Myxococcota bacterium includes the following:
- a CDS encoding acyl-CoA dehydrogenase family protein, translated to MRIEDTPEEAAFRREARAWLAANARPRTGTDADESVLRHHTPEAEAAHFERCRAWQRRLYEGGFAALTWPESVGGRGLTAAHQIVFHEEMRAFDCTTGFLASIIALVGPALLAYGTEEQRRHYVPRLLSGDDVWCQLFSEPDAGSDLANLRARAEDAGDAWIVNGQKLWTTGAQYSDLGLLLVRTNPDAPKHAGITCLVADVRAPGVDVRPLVTSTGGVHFNEVFFRDVRVPKADVLGEVDGGWAVARTTLANESVMIGTSAIGTRDVDALAALARTAGRLDDADTRERLARVYLNERILELFRTRMQAAVRAGRTPDVDGSVLKVFWAESRAFKDAVALDLLGADGLLDGADAPAEGYWQGQYLDFPMGTIGGGTCEVHRNGIGERVLGLPREPREDRTTPFRALRRA